The following coding sequences lie in one Struthio camelus isolate bStrCam1 chromosome 32, bStrCam1.hap1, whole genome shotgun sequence genomic window:
- the SRRM2 gene encoding serine/arginine repetitive matrix protein 2 isoform X1: MYNGIGLPTPRGSGTNGYVQRNLSALRHKKERADYKSEEDLRKLESSLVKKPNQDILDHERKRKVELKCLELSELMEEQGYAEGEIQEKVATFRLMLLEKDVALGKEGEQPDHKPTVTETHQLAEANEKKNERLRAAFGISDNYVDGSSFDPNRRAKEAPAPRPPDPPKAFSLARESSSSRSPSPKQKKKKKKKDRGRSESRSPSRRERKKSSKKKKHRSESESKKRKHRSPSPKSKHKSKEKKRKRSTSESTSQKSRRERSSSPASSSSSGSSRSRSRSATAPKGPPQPQRSETPPQQRAESVPKAPPEKERSPAPAPAPPPGPAEGSDEPEKPSEPRSRSPSPPAAERPEPEPEPPLTTAAPPPASPAEAGSPHASPEPDPAPAPASPEGPPAASPPPAKAASPAAAAAAADRRSRSASDSGARSSSSSPSPPPPKPTPGGQEKAKAAARRDRSSSSPEAPRPIKPATAKPAASSRRSTSPAKSSRTRSGTKRDKSRSRSPPSGRRGRSRSRTPARRRSRTPARRRSRTPARRRSRTPARRRSRSPARRGAWSRSRTPRRGRSRSRTPLWRPPSRSPQRWARSRSRTPPRWGKSRTPPARRARSRTPQRWGRSRSRSPRGRAWSRSRTGGRWGRSRTPARRRSRSRSPARRGRSRSPARRGRSRSRTPRRGRSRTPARRGRSGSSPTRRSRSFSSPDRKRRARGTARRSRSDSSPDGKSRRAARRSRSASSPRPRKKARASPRRSRSRTPARRRRRSSTASPAAKKKSSRSPARRRRSRSRSSPDRRAKSRTPARRSRSRSASPPASKTSPGRGRSPPAAEAQSGAEAQGEAAVPPPPPARPKWVPIGMAQPDPLPNVVKPAPGVEAKTGSALPSSGPKWVPIPAQPESPLPTGVSKATALAEAKSGTPSQQSLPKAMPATPSHQGLPKSLPIEARLTLLSQQSLPKAMPVVEPRLVAQLQQSLPKAMPVVEARLTAPSQQCLPKAMPVVEPRSATPSQPSLPKAMPVVDSKLATASQQSLPKAMPAVEPRLATPSQPSLPKAMPVVDSKLAAQSQPSLPKAMPVVDSKLAAQSQPSLPKAMPVVDSKLAAQSQPSLPKAMPVVDSKLAAQSQPSLPKAMPVVDSKLAAQSQPSLPKAMPVVEPRLATPSQQSLPKAMPVVDSKLATASQPSLPKAMPVVEPRLATPSQPSLPKAMPVVDSKLAALSQSSLPKAMPVVEPRLATASQQSLPKAMPVVEPRLATPSQPSLPKAMPVVEVKSPTPSQQSLPKAMPVVEVKSATPSQPSLPKAMPVVDLKSATPSQPSLPKAMPVVDLKPATPSQPSLPKAMPVVEPRLATPSQQSLPKAMPVVEVKSATPSPQTLPKAMPVVEVKSATPSQPSLPKAMPVVEPRLATPSQPSLPKAMPVVEARVATPSQQSLPKAMPVVEPRLATPSQLSLPKAMPVVEPRLATASQQSLPKAMPVVEVKSATPSQQSPPKATPDEVKSATPSQQSPPKATPDEVKSATPSQQSPPKATPDEVKSATPSQQSLPKAMPVVEVKSATPSEQSLPNAVPVVEVKSATPSQQSLPKAMPVVEARLATPSQQSLPKAMPVVEMKSGTPSQQSLTKPAPTVEVKSASPLPQSQSKPTPVTTAQAAAPPCQSPSKPVPVVVTQPAPPPGQSLPKPPPVATAQPGLSPSKPSPVVTAQPASSATPPVVEMKPEPPLGQSHSPPASPAAAVKPGSPPAVLAPSGSPGKAQRARRSRSRSPEKSQVEPSEKLQRRSRSRSPVPAEPPRLSRAPEPSAACPCPMEESGAAEPSASPGRGRSRSPPVLEKMAPEKGTLHDGTAPPPPPSPAPEKPRSSSSSSSSSSSSSSSSSSSSSSSPPAPAEEAAKMETTAAPEDPAAAAAAASPGAAAAAAPPPRAPKEKRSSSSSSSSSSSSSSSSSSSSSDSDSSSSSSESGPPSPAAPAPEGDAAQREPGSSSPTAQAREGRALAVTRRKRRSRSSSSSSSSSSSSSSSSSSSSSSSSSSSSSSSSSSSSSSSSSSSSSSSSSSSAPAATAAAAPPGPKAAARKASPQRTRETWAWAVPDAWAPVSTGSRATWGWGAPDAWAPVSTGSRATWAWGAPVAWAPATTASREAWAPPVPARPLP; the protein is encoded by the exons ATGTACAATGGGATAGGGCTGCCAACGCCCCGggggagcggcaccaacggctaCGTGCAGCGCAACCTCTCGGCCCTGCGCCACAAGAAGGAGCGGGCGGACTACAAGTCGGAGGAGGACCTGCGCAAGCTGGAGTCCAGCCTGGTGAAGAAACCCAACCAGGACATCCTGGACCACGAGCGCAAGCGCAAGGTGGAGCTGAAATGCCTCGAGCTGTCCGAGCTCATGGAGGAGCAAGG GTACGCAGAGGGCGAGATTCAGGAGAAAGTGGCCACCTTCCGCTTGATGCTGCTGGAGAAGGACGTGGCGCTGGGCAAGGAGGGcgagcagcccgaccacaagcccac GGTGACGGAGACCCACCAGCTGGCCGAGGCGAACGAGAAGAAGAACGAGCGCCTGCGGGCCGCCTTCGGCATCAGCGACAACTACGTGGACGGCAGCTCCTTCGACCCCAACCGGCGGGCCAAGGaggcgcccgccccccgcccgccggacCCGCCCAAGGCCTTCAG CCTCGCTCGAGAGTCGAGCAGCTCTAGGTCTCCATCCCCgaagcaaaagaagaagaaaaagaagaaagacagagGAAG GTCGGAGAGCCGCTCGCCCTCGCGGCGTGAGCGGAAGAAGAGCTCCAAGAAGAAGAAGCACAG gtCCGAATCGGAGTCCAAGAAGCGGAAGCACCG gtctccGAGCCCCAAGAGCAAACACAAGTCCAAAGAGAAGAAGCGCAAGAG ATCCACCAGCGAGTCGACGTCGCAGAAGAGCCGCCGCGAGCGCTCTTCCTCgcccgcttcctcctcctcctccggctcctccCGCAGCAG GTCCCGCAGCGCCACCGCCCCGAAgggcccgccccagccccagcgcagcgAGACCCCCCCGCAGCAGAGAGCCGAGAGCGTCCCCAAGGCGCCCCCTGAGAAGGAGCggtcgccggccccggccccggcgcctccgccgggccccgccgagggcaGCGACGAGCCGGAG AAACCGTCGGAGCCCCGATCCCGCTCGCCGTCGCCCCCGGCCGCCGAGCGCCCGGAGCCCGAACCGGAACCGCCCCTGACCACCGCCGCACCGCCGCCGGCTTCGCCCGCCGAGGCCGGTTCGCCCCACGCCTCCCCCGAGCCCGACCCTGCACCCGCCCCGGCGTCGCCAGAGGGGCCCCcggcagcctccccgccgcccgccaagGCCGCGTcacccgccgctgccgccgccgccgccgaccgtCGCTCCCGTTCCGCCTCGGACAGCGGcgcccgctcttcctcctcctccccctcgccgccgccccccaagCCCACCCCGGGCGGGCAGGAGAAGGCCAAAGCGGCGGCGCGCCGAGACCGTTCCAGCTCGTCTCCGGAGGCGCCGCGCCCCATCAAACCGGCGACCGCCAAACCGGCCGCCTCGTCCCGGCGCTCCACCAGCCCCGCCAAGTCCTCCAGGACCCGGTCCGGCACCAAGCGGGACAAATCGCGTTCGCGCAGCCCCCcgagcggccgccggggccgctcgcGTTCCCGCACCCCGGCCCGCCGCCGTTCCCGCACCCCGGCCCGCCGCCGTTCCCGCACCCCGGCCCGCCGCCGTTCCCGcacgccggcccgccgccgctcccgcagcccggcccgccgcggcgcctgGTCCCGCTCCCGcacgccgcgccgcggccgctcccgctcccgcacCCCGCTGTGGCGCCCGCCgtcccgcagcccccagcgctgGGCCCGCTCCCGTTCCCGCACCCCGCCCCGCTGGGGCAAATCGCgcacgccgcccgcccgccgcgcccgctcccgcaccccccaacgctggggccgctcccgctcccgctcgccccggggccgcgccTGGTCCCGGAGTCGCACCGGCGGGCGCTGGGGTCGCTCCCGcacgccggcccgccgccgctcccgttCCCGCAGCCCCGCCCGTCGCGGCCGTTCCCGCAGCCCGGCTCGCCGCGGCCGTTCCCGCTCCCGcacgccccgccgcggccgttcccgcacgcccgcccgccgcggccgctccggcTCCTCGCCCACCCGCCGCAGccgctccttctcctcccccgaCCGCAAGCGCCGGGCCCGGGGGACGGCGCGCCGCAGCCGCTCCGACTCCTCTCCCGACGGCAAGTCGCGAcgggccgcccgccgcagccgctCGGCCTCCTCGCCCCGGCCCAGGAAGAAAGCGCGAGCCTCGCCGCGCCGCAGCCGTTCCCGcacgccggcccgccgccgccgtcgcagCTCCACCGCCTCGCCCGCCGCCAAGAAGAAAAGCTCCCGctcgccggcccgccgccgccgcagccgctccCGCTCCTCGCCCGACCGCCGCGCCAAGTCGCGCACGCCGGCCCGCCGCAGCCGCTCCCGctccgcctcgccgcccgcctccAAGAcctcgccgggccgcggccgctccccgcccgccgccgaggCGCAGTCGGGGGCCGAAGCCCAAGGGgaagccgccgtcccgccgcccccgcccgcccgccccaaatGGGTGCCCATCGGCATGGCGCAGCCCGATCCGCTGCCGAATGTCGTGAAGCCGGCGCCCGGCGTCGAGGCGAAGACGGGCAGCGCCCTGCCGTCGAGCGGCCCCAAGTGGGTGCCCATTCCGGCGCAGCCGGAAAGCCCACTGCCGACGGGCGTCTCGAAAGCAACAGCCCTCGCGGAGGCGAAATCGGGAACGCCGTCGCAGCAGAGCCTGCCTAAGGCCATGCCGGCAACACCGTCGCACCAGGGCTTACCGAAATCGCTGCCCATTGAGGCGAGATTGACGCTACTGTCGCAGCAGAGCCTGCCGAAGGCCATGCCTGTTGTTGAGCCGAGATTGGTGGCACAGTTGCAGCAGAGCCTGCCCAAGGCCATGCCTGTTGTTGAGGCGAGACTGACAGCACCGTCGCAGCAGTGTCTGCCCAAGGCCATGCCTGTTGTTGAGCCGAGATCGGCCACACCGTCGCAGCCGAGCCTGCCCAAGGCCATGCCTGTTGTTGACTCGAAATTGGCAACAGCGTCGCAGCAGAGCCTGCCCAAAGCCATGCCTGCTGTCGAGCCAAGATTGGCAACACCGTCACAGCCGAGCCTACCCAAGGCCATGCCTGTTGTTGACTCGAAATTGGCAGCACAGTCACAGCCGAGCCTACCCAAGGCCATGCCTGTTGTTGACTCGAAATTGGCAGCACAGTCACAGCCGAGCCTACCCAAGGCCATGCCTGTTGTTGACTCGAAATTGGCAGCACAGTCGCAGCCGAGCCTGCCCAAGGCCATGCCTGTTGTTGACTCGAAATTGGCAGCACAGTCGCAGCCGAGCCTGCCCAAGGCCATGCCTGTTGTTGACTCGAAATTGGCAGCACAGTCGCAGCCAAGCCTGCCAAAGGCCATGCCTGTTGTTGAGCCAAGATTGGCAACACCATCACAGCAGAGCCTACCAAAGGCCATGCCTGTTGTTGACTCAAAATTAGCAACAGCCTCACAACCGAGCCTGCCCAAGGCCATGCCTGTTGTCGAGCCAAGATTGGCAACACCATCGCAGCCGAGCCTGCCCAAGGCGATGCCTGTTGTTGACTCGAAATTAGCCGCACTGTCGCAGTCGAGCCTGCCCAAGGCCATGCCTGTTGTTGAGCCAAGATTGGCAACAGCGTCACAGCAGAGCCTGCCCAAGGCCATGCCTGTTGTCGAGCCGAGATTGGCAACACCGTCGCAGCCGAGCCTGCCCAAGGCCATGCCTGTTGTCGAGGTGAAGTCGCCCACACCGTCGCAGCAGAGCCTACCAAAGGCAATGCCTGTTGTCGAGGTGAAATCGGCAACTCCATCGCAGCCGAGCCTGCCTAAAGCAATGCCTGTTGTTGACTTGAAATCAGCCACACCGTCGCAGCCGAGCCTGCCTAAAGCAATGCCTGTTGTTGACTTAAAACCAGCAACACCGTCGCAGCCGAGCCTACCGAAGGCGATGCCTGTTGTCGAGCCAAGATTGGCAACACCGTCACAGCAGAGCCTGCCCAAGGCCATGCCTGTTGTCGAGGTGAAATCGGCGACACCGTCACCGCAGaccttgccaaaggcaatgcctGTTGTCGAGGTGAAATCTGCAACACCATCACAACCGAGCCTGCCGAAGGCCATGCCTGTTGTCGAGCCAAGATTGGCAACACCGTCGCAGCCGAGCCTGCCGAAGGCGATGCCTGTTGTCGAGGCGAGAGTGGCAACGCCGTCTCAGCAGAGCCTGCCGAAGGCCATGCCTGTTGTTGAGCCAAGATTGGCAACACCGTCACAGCTGAGCCTGCCCAAGGCCATGCCTGTTGTCGAGCCAAGATTGGCAACAGCGTCACAGCAGAGCCTGCCCAAAGCAATGCCCGTTGTCGAGGTGAAGTCAGCAACGCCGTCGCAGCAGAGTCCGCCAAAGGCAACGCCTGATGAGGTGAAGTCAGCAACGCCGTCGCAGCAGAGTCCGCCAAAGGCAACGCCTGATGAGGTGAAATCGGCCACACCGTCGCAGCAGAGCCCACCAAAGGCAACGCCCGATGAGGTGAAATCGGCCACACCGTCGCAGCAGAGCTTGCCCAAAGCAATGCCTGTTGTCGAGGTGAAGTCAGCAACACCGTCAGAGCAGAGCCTCCCAAATGCAGTGCCTGTTGTCGAGGTGAAATCCGCAACACCGTCTCAGCAGAGCCTGCCCAAAGCAATGCCTGTTGTCGAGGCAAGATTGGCAACACCGTCACAGCAGAGCCTGCCCAAAGCAATGCCTGTTGTCGAGATGAAATCGGGAACCCCGTCGCAGCAGAGCCTCACAAAACCAGCGCCCACCGTCGAGGTGAAATCGGCAAGCCCCCTTCCCCAGAGCCAGTCGAAACCAACACCCGTCACAACAGCACAGGCGGCCGCTCCGCCGTGCCAGAGCCCCTCCAAACCAGTGCCCGTCGTGGTGACACAGCCGGCACCTCCGCCAGGGCAGAGCCTCCCGAAACCGCCGCCTGTTGCCACAGCCCAGCCAGGCCTGAGCCCCTCGAAACCATCACCCGTTGTGACAGCACAGCCGGCGAGCTCTGCCACGCCGCCGGTTGTGGAGATGAAACCGGAGCCGCCCCTCGGGCAGAGCCACTCGCCGCCCGCGTCTCCCGCCGCCGCGGTGAAGCCGGGATCGCCGCCCGCCGTCCTCGCGCCCTCCGGCTCCCCCGGAAAAGCGCAGCGGGCGCGCCGGAGCCGCTCCCGCTCGCCGGAAAAATCACAGGTGGAGCCCAGCGAGAAGCTGCAGCGGCGCAGCCGCTCCCGCTCGCCGGTGCCTGCCGAACCGCCGCGCCTGAGCCGGGCTCCGGAGCCTTCCGCCGCCTGTCCCTGTCCCATGGAGGAGTCCGGAGCGGCCGAGCCTTCGGCCTCGCCGGGCCGCGGGCGCTCCCGCTCGCCCCCCGTGCTGGAGAAGATGGCGCCGGAAAAAGGCACCCTGCATGACGGCACGGCCCCACCGCCTCCTCCGTCTCCGGCGCCCGAGAAGCCGCGTTCTTcatcctcctcgtcctcgtcctcctcctcctcgtcttcatcctcctcgtcctcttcctcatCCAGCCCCCCAGCGCCCGCCGAGGAGGCCGCCAAGATGGAGACGACGGCCGCCCCCGAGgatcctgccgccgccgctgccgccgcgtcccccggtgccgccgccgctgccgccccacCACCCCGTGCCCCCAAGGAGAAGCGGAGctcttcctcctcgtcctcctcgtcctcctcgtcttcgtcctcgtcctcctcctcctcctcggactccgactccagctccagctcctccgaATCGGGGCccccctcgccggccgccccggcccccgaaGGCGACGCGGCGCAGAGAGA gcccgGCAGCTCGTCGCCGACGGCGCAGGCCCGCGAGGGCCGCGCCCTGGCCGTCACCCGGCGCAAGCGGCGCTCccgcagctccagctccagctccagcagctcctcgtcctcctcctcctcctcctcttcctcctcctcctcctcctcctccagctcctcgtcgtcctcctcctcctcctccagctcctcgtcgtcctcctcctcctcctccagctcctcctcctcctcggcgcccgccgccaccgctgccgcggcgccccccggccccaagGCAGCCGCCCGGAAGGCCTCGCCCCAGCGCACACG GGAAACATGGGCATGggctgtcccggacgcctgggctcctgtATCCACCGGCTCCAGGGCAACATGGGGATggggtgccccggacgcctgggctcctgtATCCACCGGCTCCAGGGCAACGTGGGCATGGGGTGCTCCGGTCGCCTGGGCTCCTGCTACCACCGCCTCCAGGGAAGCATGGGCGCCACCGGTTCCCGCTCGCCCTTTGCCGTGA